The genomic region CCGGGTGCCGGCTGGCACCCGCGGTCCGCTGCGCGAAAATGTAGCGCAAGGAAACCGCACAGCAGCATACAGGTGTAGCCAATCACTCGGCCTTCCCTGCGCGATGGTTGGACGGCTTATGCCGTGCTCTCCCGGGAGCCGAGTTCTCTTTGGCCTCCTCGTCCTCGCAGAAGTCACCGGCACCGCGCCGGTTGACGCGACTGCCGCATCCGCAAGAGCTTGACCGTAGCAACGACGGCCAGGACCACACGGTTTTGCCGTACGCACGGCTCGCCATTTCGCCGCAGTTTTCCCAGCCCTGTCGACGGAGCCGGAAACTTACAGACGAGACGAAGCCTAGCAGCGCCGCTCGTCGGCACGCAGCCTTGGGCTCACGGAGAGCAATCCGCCCTGCCCTTAGCCTCTCGCACCCGAACGCTGCCGCGTCCACCGCAAGCCCGGCTCGCGAACATGACGACCACAAGATCGCCCCTCAAGGATGAGCCGGGATGGGCGACACATACGCCCTTTCCGAATTTCGGTAAAGCGGAATATTTTTGTGAGAGCGGATTGACACGGGGGCGACACAGCAAGGTCCCGTAGCCCGGATGAGCGAAGCGACATCCGGGGTCTTGCCACAAGCGACAGCGGTCCCTGGTGTCGCTGCGCTCACCCGGGCTACCAGAGCTCACCGCTTCGTTCGCACCGGCGTTCCGTCGGCCATGAGTGTCACTCCCTTCCGTTCGACAATCATCCCGTAGGCGTGCGGCTGACGGTGAACGTCGAAATTGAAAGTGGTGCGCTTGTAGGAGTTGCAGAGATCGAGATCACAACGGGCGAGCGCGATCTCGTCCCCCTTGGTCGTGCATCGCGAGATGATCTCGCCGGAGGGCGCGATGACGCAGCTTCCGCCGATGTGGTCGACGCCCTCCTCGACACCCGCTTTGGCGACGCCGACCACGAAGGTGCCGTTCTGGTAGGCGCCGGCCTGCATCACCAGATGATTGTGGAACAGCGAGAGATCGTCATGCTCGGGTGCGGGCGGATTGTGCACCGGCGTGTTGTAGCCGATCATCACCATCTCGACGCCCTGCAGGCCCATCACCCGGTAGGTCTCGCTCCAGCGGCGGTCATTGCAGATCGCCATCCCCATCACGCCGCCAAAGGCCTCGGTCACGCCAAAGCCATCGCCTGGATCGAAATAGCGCTTTTCCAGATGCTGGAATTCGCGCCACGGCTCATGCTCGGCATGCCCGGGCAGATGAACCTTGCGATATCTCGCGACGATGGCGCCGCTCTTCTCGACCAGGATCGAGGTATTGTAGCGCCTGACAATTCCGGCCTCGACCGTCAGCTCGGCATAGCCAAGATAAAATCCGATGCCGATCTCGCGCGCGAGATCGAACAGGCCTCTTGTCTCCGGCCCCGGCATCTCGCGCTCGAAGAAGCTGTCGATCTCAGCCTGATCCTCGAAATACCAGCGCGGAAAGAACGCGGTCAGCGCGAGCTCGGGATAGACGATCAGGTCGCAGCCGTTGGCCTTCGCCTGGCGCATCAAGGCCATCAGGCGCGCCACGACCGCGGTTCTCGTCTCGGTCCGCGCGACAGGGCCAAGCTGGCCGGCTGCGATCGTCACAAATCTCGTCACGAATCTTTCCCTCGTCCGCTTCCCGGGTCAGGTCGCGGCAGAGACTATCGCGCGATGCGCCGCGCGCACAGCCTCGCTGTCCGGCACGGTGCCCAACCGAGAGGCAGCCCGACCGTCACGTGGAAAGTACCGAGAACAGATAATCTCGCAAACCCCCGCTCGTGCTGCTCAGGCGATCGAGCATGGGCAGCTACACGCCTACCGGGGGAAGATGCATCTCACGGAGCGCGACTTACCAACCCGCCGATGCAGGTTCGTTGAAGAACATCGTCTGATCGCGCGCCGCCATGCGCGAGGGCTGGCGTCGACGGTGCCTCTCCGCACTGCGCTTGTTCGAAACGGTCCGAGCTGCTTGCTTCGGCGTCGCATCAGGCTGCGCCACCATTGCAAAAGCTTGGCGGGGCCTCTCCTGCGTGGGCAGCGCGTCGGCGACGGCAGGCGCGGGAGTCGGCGGAACCGACTCGGCTTTGGACAGCGATATTTGCCGTACGCTGGTGTCGAGGACGATCTTCTCAGGCCAGGTTTGCGCGGAATGAACGCGCACAATCGACCGATCTGGCTCGGCCGGCGCGGCGGCGCTCACGGGGGCGGTCATGTACCGGTCGGCGAGGAAAAGGAGGGCGAGCAGAGCGCCGCCGGTGAAGACGAAATAGCGGATGAGCGGCATGGGTCCCTCGATCGCCTCGTTGTCGAGGCCCCTGCAGCAACGGGAAAGAGTGGCAATCGTTCCGGTGCGCTGTCGAGCAATCGCGCGAGACGCTCAGCCGCCCACTGGCATTCCGCTTGCTGCACGGGAGTCAAATCCCTCAGACCCGCAGTGGGTCTGTCTCATCGTGAGGCGATCATGCACCCGACGTCCCGTTTCGAAGCGACCATGCCGACACAGCTCCACGCATTGATCTCCGATCTGCGTTGGCGCTTGCAAATGATCGACGCCGACATTCTGGAGGAAGAACGGAAGGCCGGAATCTCCGATCCCCAAAACCTCGCCTACCCCATGCTAGCGCAGAACCTGCGGGCCCGGCGCGACAATATCCGGGTGAGCATCGCCATTCTCGAAAGCCGCCTCGAAAAGCGATCGACGGAGCGGCCGCGCGCGGCCTGATGCGGCGACGGCGATTGGCTCCCGTCGCACCCAGGTTAACGCGAAGGAACTCCCGTTGCCGATCTGCAACGGTTCCCGTCCGTCTGAAGCCGGACAAAAGAAACTCCCATTGCGGCCACGAACCCCTCTCACAACGCCGTGAGACGAGCAGGGGAACGACGATGCGTGCGCAAAGAGTCTGGGTGGTGAATGGGGCCGCCAGCGTCGAACAGTTGCAAACCAGATTGGACGATCTGAACAAGCGGCTCGGTCGACTCGAGACTCAGCACCCCGAGAGCTGGAAGGTCGAAGAGCTCAGATCGACTGCGCTCAGCCTGTCGCGCGAGATCGACGACATCCGCTGCGCCGAGGCGACGGCGGCGCTGAGCGAGCTCCTGCGGAAATAGTTGGCGTTCGCGATCTGCCCGTCGCGCAGGAACCAACGCCGCCTCCCCGCCATTGCCATGCCGAGCATGGAGCAAAATCATGACCAGGCACCTGACGCGGGCCGATCTCGCGCGCGGCGTGGCCGGCGCGGTATCCACGCTGGTCCTGTGCGCGACGATGGCATTCACCATCGCGCGCCACTTCGCTTTGTAAGGCATTTGGCGCTGTGAGGTATTTTCGATGACGTCCGACCCCGAGGAATCGGTCAGGCTGCAAGGCTACGGCGAGATGACCCTGCGTACGGCCGTCACGACGATGATGTTGCTTGCGCCGCGCGAGCGCGCGGATGCCGCCATCTTCCGCGTCCGCGACGGCGTCCGGCTTGCCTCAAGCGAGATTGCCGAACTCGCCTCCGAATGGGGCATCACGCCAACGCCGGAGATCAGGTCTCCGAACCTCGTCCCGGAGCAGCACTGGACCCACGTCGTTCGCGGCATGGTGCGTGAGGCGCCGCTGCCGGCGCTGATGATTGCGTTTATGGTCGGCGTGCTGGTGGCGAGGCGGTAGTCCTCTGACCTAGCTTGCAACGCCGAGTTATCGAAACAGGCAATGCCGAGCCATGCCACCGCGACAGACCGCCCTGTCCGGCCAAATCGGCCGTGGACCCGCCCTGAAAATCGTTGCAAGAAGACGCTCCCGGGCGCCGGCGGCTGGTCCGCCAAGCTTGGGAACGAGCCTCTAGAAAAACGTCGACTTTTGGAAGAATGGTCGGAGTGGCAGGATTCGAACCTGCGACCCCTGCGTCCCGAACGCAGTGCTCTACCGGGCTGAGCCACACTCCGACAAGAGGCCGGCTTATAGCGTCGGGTTTGGCGCACCGCAAGCGGCCGAGCTGAGGAATCTTATCCCTGTGAAAACGGGTCTTGAAACGCTGATTTTACCGGCCGGCGAGGCCGGCGCGGAAGCTGCCGCCCGGACATTGGCCGCCGGCGGGCTGGTCGCGTTCCCGACCGAGACGGTCTACGGGCTCGGGGCGGACGCCGGAAATGCCAGTGCCATCGCCCATCTTTACGCCGCCAAGGGGCGGCCGGCCTTCAATCCGCTGATCGCGCATGTCGCCGACCTCGCGGCCGCGCGCAGGATCGGACGATTCGACGCCTGCGCCTTGCGCCTTGCGGAGGCGTTCTGGCCGGGGCCGCTGACGCTGGTGGTGCCGAAGACGGAAAACTGCCCGGTGGCCGAGCTTGCCACCGCGGGCCTCGACACGGTCGCGATCCGCATTCCGGCCCATCCGGTGGCGCAGGCGATCCTGCGCGCCTTTGGCGGGGCGGTGGTGGCGCCGTCCGCCAACATCTCCGGCCACGTCTCGCCGACGCTGGCGGCCCATGTCGAGAGCGACCTTGCGGGGCGGATCGACCTGATCGTCGACGGCGGGCCTGTTACGGTCGGCGTCGAATCGACGATCGTCGGCTGTTTTGCGGCGCCGATGCTGCTGCGGCCCGGCGGGCTGTCTCGCGAGCGGATCGAGGCCGTGCTTGGTGCAGCGCTGGCGCGACTGCCCGCGGAGACCGACAGCGAAGACAGCCAGCCGCTGGCGCCGGGCATGCTGGCCTCGCATTACGCGCCACACGCCCATGTGCGGCTCAATGCGCTGGACGTCGCGCCGGGCGAAGCGCTGCTGGCGTTCGGCCCGGCGCGCCTGCCCGGCCTGGAGACCGCCGTTGCCGTCATGAATTTGTCGCCCACCGGCGATCTCGATGAAGCCGCCGCCAATTTGTTCGGCTATCTTCGCGCCCTCGATGCCAGGGGGCCGCGGGCGATCGCCGTGATGGCGATCCCCGAAGAGGATCTGGGCGAAGCGATCAACGACCGGCTGCGCCGGGCGGCTGTCGCGCGGTAAGAGAAGCAAGAGACACGACCATGAACGTCAATCATTCCGCCACCCCTCCGCTTGCGCCCGAGCTGATCGAACAATTCCGCAAGATCGTCGGCGAGAGGCACGCCATCACCGATGCGGCCGACATCGAGGCCTATGTCACCGAAGAGCGCAATCTATTCCACGGCCGCTCGCCGCTGGTGCTGCGCCCGGGCTCGACCGCGGAAGTCGCCGCAATCTGCAAGCTCGCCTCCGAGCACAAGATCGCGCTGGTGCCACAGGGCGGCAACACCGGGCTCGTCGGCGGCCAGACCCCGCACAATGGCGAGGTGGTGGTGTCGCTGCGTCGGCTCGACAAGATCCGCGAGATCGACACCGCCTCCAACACCATGACCTGCGAGGCCGGCGTGGTGCTGCAGATCGCACAGCAGAAGGCCGCCGAAATGAACCGGCTGTTCCCGCTCTCGCTCGGCGCGGAAGGGAGCTGCACCATTGGCGGCAATCTCTCGACCAATGCCGGCGGCACGGCCGCGCTGGCCTATGGCGTGGCGCGCGAGATGGCGCTGGGGCTCGAGGTGGTTTTGGCGGACGGGCGCGTGCTCAACGTGCTGTCGAAGCTGAAGAAGGACAACACCGGCTACAATCTGCACAACCTTTTCATCGGCGCCGAAGGCACGCTCGGCATCATCACGGCGGCGACGCTGAAGCTGTTTCCGAAGCCGCGCTCGATCGAGACCGCCTTCGTTGGGCTGAAGTCGCCGGAGGCCGCGCTGAAGCTGCTGGCGATCGCGCAAAGCGAGGCCGCCAATGCGCTGACGAGCTTCGAGCTGCTCTCGGAGATGGCGGTCGATTTCTCGATCCGCCACGGCATCGACGTGCGCGATCCGCTCGCACAAAAGCATGCCTGGTACCTGCTGATGGAGTTGTCGTCGCCCGGCGACGACGCCCGGACGCCGCTGGAAACGATCCTCGGCCTCGCCATGGAGGACGAGATCGTCGACGACGCGGTGATCGCGGCCAATCTCACCCAGCGCGCCGGCTTCTGGAAGCTGCGCGACGAAATGTCGTCAGCACAAAAGCCGGAGGGCGGCTCGATCAAGCACGACATCTCCGTGCCGGTGGCCACCGTGCCGGCCTTCATCGCCGAGGCCAATGAAGCCGTGGTGAAGCTGATTCCCGGCGCGCGGCCGGTGCCGTTCGGCCATCTCGGCGACGGCAATCTGCACTACAATGTCAGCCAGCCCATCGGCGCCAACACCGCGGACTATCTGGCGCGCTGGCACGAGATGAACGCGGTCGTGTTCGCCATCGTGCTGCGTATGGGCGGCTCGATCTCGGCGGAGCACGGCATCGGCGTGCTCAAGCGCGACGAGTTGCCCGACGTGAAGGACAAGACCGCAATTGAGTTGATGCGACAGCTCAAGGCGATGCTCGATCCGCTTGGAATCATGAACCCGGGAAAAGTGCTGTGAGTGCGCTCAAGATCGACGCGATCACCGAGGCCGATGTCGAGCCCGTGGTCGCGCTGTGGCAGCGCTGCGGGCTGACGCGGCCGTGGAACGATCCGCATGCCGACATCGCGCTGGCGCGACGGCGCGACAATTCCACCATCCTGCTCGGCCGCGACAACGGCGCCATCGTCGCCACCGTCATGGTGGGCCATGACGGCCATCGCGGCTGGGTCTATTACGTTGCGGTCGATCCGGATAGCCAGAAGCGTGGCTACGGCCGAGTGATCATGGCCGCGGCCGAAGACTGGCTGCGCGCGGCTGGAATTTTGAAGCTCCAGCTGCTGGTCCGGCGCGGCAATGAGCAGGCCAATGCGTTCTACCAGTCGCTGGGTTTCGAGGAATCGACCTCGGTGATGTTCCAGAAGTGGATCGACGGCCGCACCACAACGCCAAGCAACTGAGATCGAAGCATGACCATATCCGACCGCGTT from Bradyrhizobium lupini harbors:
- a CDS encoding L-threonylcarbamoyladenylate synthase, which produces MKTGLETLILPAGEAGAEAAARTLAAGGLVAFPTETVYGLGADAGNASAIAHLYAAKGRPAFNPLIAHVADLAAARRIGRFDACALRLAEAFWPGPLTLVVPKTENCPVAELATAGLDTVAIRIPAHPVAQAILRAFGGAVVAPSANISGHVSPTLAAHVESDLAGRIDLIVDGGPVTVGVESTIVGCFAAPMLLRPGGLSRERIEAVLGAALARLPAETDSEDSQPLAPGMLASHYAPHAHVRLNALDVAPGEALLAFGPARLPGLETAVAVMNLSPTGDLDEAAANLFGYLRALDARGPRAIAVMAIPEEDLGEAINDRLRRAAVAR
- a CDS encoding N-carbamoyl-D-amino-acid hydrolase, with protein sequence MTRFVTIAAGQLGPVARTETRTAVVARLMALMRQAKANGCDLIVYPELALTAFFPRWYFEDQAEIDSFFEREMPGPETRGLFDLAREIGIGFYLGYAELTVEAGIVRRYNTSILVEKSGAIVARYRKVHLPGHAEHEPWREFQHLEKRYFDPGDGFGVTEAFGGVMGMAICNDRRWSETYRVMGLQGVEMVMIGYNTPVHNPPAPEHDDLSLFHNHLVMQAGAYQNGTFVVGVAKAGVEEGVDHIGGSCVIAPSGEIISRCTTKGDEIALARCDLDLCNSYKRTTFNFDVHRQPHAYGMIVERKGVTLMADGTPVRTKR
- a CDS encoding FAD-binding oxidoreductase; the encoded protein is MNVNHSATPPLAPELIEQFRKIVGERHAITDAADIEAYVTEERNLFHGRSPLVLRPGSTAEVAAICKLASEHKIALVPQGGNTGLVGGQTPHNGEVVVSLRRLDKIREIDTASNTMTCEAGVVLQIAQQKAAEMNRLFPLSLGAEGSCTIGGNLSTNAGGTAALAYGVAREMALGLEVVLADGRVLNVLSKLKKDNTGYNLHNLFIGAEGTLGIITAATLKLFPKPRSIETAFVGLKSPEAALKLLAIAQSEAANALTSFELLSEMAVDFSIRHGIDVRDPLAQKHAWYLLMELSSPGDDARTPLETILGLAMEDEIVDDAVIAANLTQRAGFWKLRDEMSSAQKPEGGSIKHDISVPVATVPAFIAEANEAVVKLIPGARPVPFGHLGDGNLHYNVSQPIGANTADYLARWHEMNAVVFAIVLRMGGSISAEHGIGVLKRDELPDVKDKTAIELMRQLKAMLDPLGIMNPGKVL
- a CDS encoding GNAT family acetyltransferase, producing MSALKIDAITEADVEPVVALWQRCGLTRPWNDPHADIALARRRDNSTILLGRDNGAIVATVMVGHDGHRGWVYYVAVDPDSQKRGYGRVIMAAAEDWLRAAGILKLQLLVRRGNEQANAFYQSLGFEESTSVMFQKWIDGRTTTPSN